In Callospermophilus lateralis isolate mCalLat2 chromosome 4, mCalLat2.hap1, whole genome shotgun sequence, one genomic interval encodes:
- the Ppp1r3b gene encoding protein phosphatase 1 regulatory subunit 3B isoform X2, whose translation MAVDIECRYNCMAPSLRRERFAFKISPKPSKPLRPCIQLGSRNEASGLVAPAVQEKKVKKRVSFADNQGLALTMVKVFSEFDDPLDIPFNITELLDNIVSLTTAESESFVLDFSQPSADYLDFRNRLQANQVCLENCVLKDKAIAGTVKVQNLAFEKIVKIRMTFDTWKSFTDFPCRYVKDTYAGSDRDTFSFDISLPEKIQSYERMEFAVCYECNGQAYWDSNRGKNYRIIQAELKATQGTVQPHNGPDFGISLDQFGSPRCSYGLFPEWPSYLGYEKLGPYY comes from the coding sequence ATGGCTGTGGACATAGAGTGCAGATACAACTGCATGGCCCCATCCTTGCGCCGCGAGCGGTTTGCCTTCAAGATCTCCCCCAAGCCCAGCAAGCCGCTGAGGCCTTGCATTCAGCTGGGCAGCCGGAACGAAGCCAGCGGGCTGGTGGCCCCTGCGGTGCAGGAGAAGAAGGTGAAAAAGCGGGTGTCCTTCGCAGACAACCAAGGACTGGCCCTCACAATGGTCAAAGTGTTCTCGGAATTCGATGACCCGTTAGATATTCCCTTTAACATCACCGAGCTCCTAGACAACATTGTGAGTCTGACGACAGCAGAGAGCGAGAGCTTTGTTCTGGACTTTTCACAGCCTTCTGCAGATTACTTGGACTTTAGAAATCGCCTTCAGGCCAACCAGGTCTGCCTCGAAAACTGTGTGCTGAAGGACAAAGCCATCGCGGGCACCGTGAAGGTGCAGAACCTGGCATTCGAGAAGATTGTGAAAATCAGAATGACATTTGACACCTGGAAAAGCTTCACAGACTTTCCTTGTCGGTATGTGAAGGACACTTACGCTGGTTCAGACAGGGACACGTTCTCCTTTGACATTAGCTTACCTGAGAAAATTCAGTCTTATGAAAGAATGGAGTTTGCTGTGTGCTACGAGTGCAACGGCCAGGCGTACTGGGACAGCAACAGGGGCAAAAACTATCGGATCATCCAGGCTGAGTTGAAAGCCACTCAGGGAACCGTGCAGCCACATAATGGACCGGATTTTGGAATCTCCTTAGACCAGTTTGGAAGCCCTCGGTGTTCCTACGGTCTGTTTCCCGAGTGGCCTAGTTACTTAGGATATGAAAAGCTAGGGCCCTACTATTAG
- the Ppp1r3b gene encoding protein phosphatase 1 regulatory subunit 3B isoform X1 encodes MSCTRVLTYPSSPTMAVDIECRYNCMAPSLRRERFAFKISPKPSKPLRPCIQLGSRNEASGLVAPAVQEKKVKKRVSFADNQGLALTMVKVFSEFDDPLDIPFNITELLDNIVSLTTAESESFVLDFSQPSADYLDFRNRLQANQVCLENCVLKDKAIAGTVKVQNLAFEKIVKIRMTFDTWKSFTDFPCRYVKDTYAGSDRDTFSFDISLPEKIQSYERMEFAVCYECNGQAYWDSNRGKNYRIIQAELKATQGTVQPHNGPDFGISLDQFGSPRCSYGLFPEWPSYLGYEKLGPYY; translated from the coding sequence GGTTCTGACCTATCCATCTAGCCCCACGATGGCTGTGGACATAGAGTGCAGATACAACTGCATGGCCCCATCCTTGCGCCGCGAGCGGTTTGCCTTCAAGATCTCCCCCAAGCCCAGCAAGCCGCTGAGGCCTTGCATTCAGCTGGGCAGCCGGAACGAAGCCAGCGGGCTGGTGGCCCCTGCGGTGCAGGAGAAGAAGGTGAAAAAGCGGGTGTCCTTCGCAGACAACCAAGGACTGGCCCTCACAATGGTCAAAGTGTTCTCGGAATTCGATGACCCGTTAGATATTCCCTTTAACATCACCGAGCTCCTAGACAACATTGTGAGTCTGACGACAGCAGAGAGCGAGAGCTTTGTTCTGGACTTTTCACAGCCTTCTGCAGATTACTTGGACTTTAGAAATCGCCTTCAGGCCAACCAGGTCTGCCTCGAAAACTGTGTGCTGAAGGACAAAGCCATCGCGGGCACCGTGAAGGTGCAGAACCTGGCATTCGAGAAGATTGTGAAAATCAGAATGACATTTGACACCTGGAAAAGCTTCACAGACTTTCCTTGTCGGTATGTGAAGGACACTTACGCTGGTTCAGACAGGGACACGTTCTCCTTTGACATTAGCTTACCTGAGAAAATTCAGTCTTATGAAAGAATGGAGTTTGCTGTGTGCTACGAGTGCAACGGCCAGGCGTACTGGGACAGCAACAGGGGCAAAAACTATCGGATCATCCAGGCTGAGTTGAAAGCCACTCAGGGAACCGTGCAGCCACATAATGGACCGGATTTTGGAATCTCCTTAGACCAGTTTGGAAGCCCTCGGTGTTCCTACGGTCTGTTTCCCGAGTGGCCTAGTTACTTAGGATATGAAAAGCTAGGGCCCTACTATTAG